ATGTTTAAAATAGCATTTATCATGTGATTGTGCCTGATCTGAGGTCAGCTATTACCAAATGATATTCCAGATTTAATTTGATGTCAGCCATTACCAATGCTGTTGTGCTGCAAATGAGAGGAGTTGGGTATTCGTACAGTCCCGTGACTGTTCCATTGACTGTCTAATCTTCTCCtcaaacaaataatttcaaaagattGTTATGTTGACCACGTCATCTCCCCCAGAAATAATGTTAAAATCTATTCATGGTTTCTCATAATTTACGTTCAATCAGAATCAAGTTACATTGGAGTACTAGCTGAAATGAATAAATCTGACATGTATCTGAGATCGACAGTTTTCTCATGCAATCCAGAGTAGAATTCAgcttagaagaagaagaaagggacgtAAAATACCACATTCAGTGACCCGACTGGCCAAGCCAGTCCAAGCTGCTCAGCCATCTCAGGAAACACGGGTTTCATCATGATGATTAGGCAAACGCCATTCAAGCATTCACACTTGGAGGTTCCCACTTGGCTATGCCATTGGTGCACAAGTTCTGGTTCAGCCTATTGAGCTCCCGGGCAATCCTTTTCTATTTCAATTGTAATGCCGTGTCAATGCCTATATGATATTTGTACAATATTAAACTCTATAAGAGGCTGAAATCACCACCCCCCATCTTCTTGGTCAACACAACCATTTAATTTAAGGGAAGTCTAGGTCTTTATGATCCCCCAACTCTCCTCCAATGATACATTGATTTTGGTACATATGACCAGCCCTAATACATTAATCAGCTTGCATAAATGTTAATAGCCATGtcggaaaaagaaaaatgggggaGGGAATGAAAGGGATTGAGGCAAGGATGAAGTTTTGTCTTTACATATATCAGTTATTTAGATGCCATACAGATAGGGACATTACTAATATACTTTGGCCCGTTTTGGCCTTGCAGCAGTTATGGATGAGATAGATACAACAGCCTAGGGGGAATATTCCCTGTATTTGTCTTGTAAGAAATCATGTAAAGAAAGATTTTTATTACTTATGCCCCacaattttttactttctctAACCGAAGTGCTTTCATTGTAGCACTGGTCCTTACCATCAAGTTGCTTTCCATCTGCTGCATCCACGCACTTGCATTAGAGTCATGCTTTGATTTATGTCCAGCTAGAAATGTGATTGGAGAGGTATCACAATCACATTTGCCAGTTCACCAGTCTCCATGATGAAGATAAGGATCATTCGTGGGTGATAATGAAGCCAAGAAGCAAATTGACTAAAGTCACAAGGATGCAGAGAAGCAGAGTACAGAAAAGTTACAGAATAAGCCAGAATGTAAGGTTTTAACTGGATCATAGACTTGCTCAAGTGCATTTGAAAGAAAGGGTAACTTCTAATTCTCATCAGATGCTTCTTAGGGACTAATGTAGATGTATTTGCTTTTCAACAGAAAACACTGGAAGGGGAAAGCTTAGCTTCAGCAGAGCGTTTTCTCGCAATGAACACGCTCCAAAGTTTACAAATTACTTGAAATGAGAAACATGATCCGGAAACACACTGTCAAAGTTTCATTTTGAAGTCACTTCCTTTGGTGGAAGTTGCTTCTAAACATGACCATGGATTTGGGTTGAAGGAGATGCAAACTATGCAgatttttggccttttttttggatatattaGAAGTCTGGACATCTTTTTACTGGAGTCTGGAGATCGATTCTGATAAGGTATCATTTTTGCTTTTTGCACTTTCTAGAGACCCATGAGCCCTGGGAATTAACGTTTTGCATTTCATAGTAGATGGGGAAAAAGAGTGAATATGATCCAACTCTACTTCCCACCTCAACGTTATTTCTACTAAAAATCAGGCCCCTGAGTAGTGTCAGCTATAGGATTTCACCCTTATGCCTTTCTTATCCATTCATAGTTCAAACTCCCCTGATATACCTTCCCTGCAACCTCATCATAATAACCCCCAAGTTTTCAAATTATCCTGCCAGAAAAAGGAACCCTTGAACAAATCCTCTCAAGTCTTTCTGGAATGAAGATTGATCGAATCTCATTCATCACCTGTAGTCCCTGTACCCATTCCAATTCATGGCCAACAAAGGGAACTCAACATCACTACTTCCAAAAGGAATATCGTCTTTTGGAACCATAGTCCACCATGTCCAACAAAACAATCTCAATGCAAATCCAGAACAAGATCAACCTAACAGTGTATATTTAATCCAAAAACTTTATTGCAAATGAAAGAGCAGCTACAACAAGAGTGATGAAAGCAGGgtcataattttattgttacAAAGAATACACATCTATGTATACATACGGATACCCCATATAATACCCGGCTAATCCAAAAAGTCGGAAATATCATATAGTCGAGGAGGAGACCTCAACACATCCTGCAAACAGTATTCCCCAATTGAACCAAATCCTTGAAACAATCCCTCAAACATCCCattctcttcttcctttccAATCCCATCTTCGTCCTCATGCTCATCTTCTTCCATGGTGGCAGCTGCTACTGCTGCTGCTGACAGCACCGATTTCTCATCCCCATTTTCGACTGCGGGCATGTGGCCCTCGAACAGGGCCATGTGCCCAAACAGTTTATCCTTTCGTGAAAAACTTGTCCCACAGGAACACCTCCACTTGGACTCTCCACAGTGCTTCAAGTGGCTCCTCAAGTCTGCCAGAACCGAAAAGCTCTTCTTGTTGCAGCGATGACAGGAGTACATCTTGGGGCAGTGACTCCGCTTGAAGTGATTCTTCACGCATATCACCGATTTCAACGCCCGAAACTTCTTGTGACCTTTGTTTCGGTTGCAGCCCTGGTAGGGGCACGAGAACCGCACTCGTCGCTGCGTTTCCATACACTTATCCGGCTTCGCTAGGGCTTCGGGAGTCTTGAACTGGTTTCCATGTGCGCGCATGTGCATTCGGAGATTTGCGTCTCGCTTAAACCCTTTTCCGCAGATATCGCAAAAGTGAATGTGCTCAGCTAGCAATTCAACGGCGTCCAGTTCGATGACCTCGCAATCCCCATCGTCATCACCGCCGTCGATCTCCTCTTTCACATCATCTTCCACCCTCTCCATCTTCAGATCCATCGCATCAGGACCACCCGATTTCACAGCCGCCGCCGTCGTCAGATGCCGAGTCTTCAGATTTTTCGGATTCGAACCGTTCCCCATCACAGCATAACTTTCGGGGAGAACTGCATCCCCGGCAGCCGGAAAACTAGAGTATTCGGGCTGAGAACAGGAGAGAAGAGCAGCTCCGTTGACGATGATCTGGTGGATTGCGGAGACAAT
Above is a genomic segment from Vitis riparia cultivar Riparia Gloire de Montpellier isolate 1030 chromosome 7, EGFV_Vit.rip_1.0, whole genome shotgun sequence containing:
- the LOC117919281 gene encoding zinc finger protein STOP1 homolog — translated: MEMVSTEIVSAIHQIIVNGAALLSCSQPEYSSFPAAGDAVLPESYAVMGNGSNPKNLKTRHLTTAAAVKSGGPDAMDLKMERVEDDVKEEIDGGDDDGDCEVIELDAVELLAEHIHFCDICGKGFKRDANLRMHMRAHGNQFKTPEALAKPDKCMETQRRVRFSCPYQGCNRNKGHKKFRALKSVICVKNHFKRSHCPKMYSCHRCNKKSFSVLADLRSHLKHCGESKWRCSCGTSFSRKDKLFGHMALFEGHMPAVENGDEKSVLSAAAVAAATMEEDEHEDEDGIGKEEENGMFEGLFQGFGSIGEYCLQDVLRSPPRLYDISDFLD